A stretch of DNA from Treponema pectinovorum:
GACGGTGACCAAGCAATAACATTCAACTTGTGGGATAAGACAGACGGTACAGTCGAAGGTTCTACAAGCAATAAGGCAGAGATAGTTATCCCTGTAAAAGTTGCAGTTCAAGATACAGACGCTCCAACAGCCACTCTAAAACCGTTCAAATGGATAAGTGCAAGCGACAACAGTTTGTATGCAAATTCAAAGAAAAACGGACATATAGAATTAGAAGCAGATTTACCTTCTTTATCATTTACAGAAGGAGGTTCAGGAGTTAACGACAGAGATCCAAAAATTTCTGGAATTGTAACATTTGAGGGAAGCGTAAAAGACAATGTTGTTGTAAAAGAAATCAAAATAAGAATTCCAAATTACAACAGCGGAAGTGAATTTACAATCGCAACAAGAAATGCTGCTGGAGAATTGATTTCTACAAATATGTTGACGCTCAGCAGCGTTGCGCCAATAAAAACTTACGCTGACTACAGTTTTGCAAGTAAAGACTGGTATTTTGAAAAGGTAAAAGATGAATACGCAGATGACGGTTCAAATACTGTAGAATTCAAATTCCATTTCAATACACAAAAGATAACTGGAGTCGCACAGACAAACGTTGGCATTGAACTTACAGCAAGCGACAGAGGAAAGGCGAGCCTTTCTGGTAGCAATATAGTTTATGCAGCAAATAATTCAATTCCAGGAACAGTGCAGACCACGTCGACAACTAACACAGGCTACTATAAGGTTGACGTTGTGCCGTATATTACGGGAGTAAAGACAGCGTTGAGCAAAGCATATTCTTCTGAGCCATCTGCATTTAATCGTTCTGCAACAGGAGCTTATTCTGTAAGACAGGGAGAAACAATACAAATAGAAGGCTTTAACCTTGGAACAAATTTTGCGAAAGTTACAATTCAAGGAATGTCAGCAAATACGACTCTTTCAAATGGTTCTGTTGGAGGAGTAACTGTTCCTAATACAATTACATTGGCGAATGCAAAATCTGGTGACTTAAGTTTGACTGCAAACGGTGTTGAAGCGCTAAATAATAGGAATGCAGAACCTACATTTGAGCTTAAAGATGACAAGTATTCTGTAAAGACGATTGAATACAATGCCGAAAGCAATAATTTGAACAATAATAAGCTTACAGACAACAGAAAACTTTTTGTATGGAAGTTTACAAATGTTGTAACAGATACTGGTGTAAGGTATCCTACAATGCGTGTTGGCAAAGATAGTGCACAGACAGTTGGTTTTGCTTATGACAGCGGAGCGCGAGCCTATAAGATGTATATTTCTCCGACACTTGCAACGGGAGTTGAATTTACTTCTGATTTTTCGTTTACACAGTGGTACGATACCGCGGTTGCTGTAGATAAAAACGGTAGGATTTATGGTACATCGCAAAACGGTGACTCAGGAGGAAGAGGGGAACAAATATCTCAGAATGGGAACTATTCAAATAGTTATTTTTATGCATGGAATACAGAAAGTTCTCCAGGCGACGTCCATATTTATAACGGTTATTCTTATAGTTGGAAAAGACCAACAGGGGAAGCTTATTCAGCTTATTCAACTGGTAGAAAGAAAAAAGCTATTGAGAATACACATAATGGGAGCGACTTTAACGGACAACGTGTAAGAAATCCTAAAATTGTAACAGGAGATAACGGTGATGCTTACCTTGTTTACTATGACAGTTCAAACGACCAGATACGCTTTAGGTATGGAAATGTTAGTGGTAACTCAAGTACTCCAAATTTTACAGGGGCGTTGATTAATCATAATGGTAGTAACTATGGTTCAGCAACGGACTATCAAGTTATAGCGGGGGGAACTTCTCTATCTTCTCCTACAGAACCAACTGGAAATTCGACTTCGCTTGGTGGTACTAATGCAACTCGCTCTGGAGAGTACAGTGCTGTTGGTTTAAGTACAAAAACAGGTGCAGGTTATGAATCGGGAACTGCTGTTGTAGCATGGTACGATGCATCTAACCAAAGACTTTTGTTTAGCTATAACACAGAACCTAAACTAACAACAAGTTCAAACCAGTGGGGACAAAACACGATATCTATTGATGAAGACTTTGCAGGTTGGTATGTGGATATGATAGTAGACGGAAATGGCGGTATACACATTGCTTATTACGGGGCTTCCTCAGGAGATTTAAAGTATGCATACCTTAGCGATTACAAAGATACCGAGCCGGACATCGTAACTGTAGATTCGTATCTTTCTGTAGGTTCAAATATCTCTATAGACGTTTTGGAAAACACTGTCGGGGCTGAAAAGAAATACATCCCTTATATTTCATACTTTATGAGTGCATTTACAAAGACCAGTTCTTCTGTAAGAGTGGCTTGGCTTAACACGTCAGATTATTCAAAATTGGACGGTGCAAAGAACGATCAATTTACAGGAGACTGGGAAATAATGACAGTTCCTACCAGTCAGGTACCGCTTGATTATACAATAGGTATAGGGATAAAGAAAAATAGTTCTAATAATAACTCCGCTTTGCTTGGTTATGGAACAAAGAAAGGTTTACAAACCGCTTCATTGGAATAAGTAAAAGTAAGAAAAATAAAATCATCGCCCTCATGCAAGTTCTGTATGGGGGTGTTTTTTTGTTATGTGTGACTGTGCGTAAGGGATTGATGTCAACTAAAAACGTCCGTGTTTTTAGTTGACTGACAGTTTTTTCAAAACTGTCGATATTTGGTTATAGGTCGCACATCCTTGTGCGACTGTGCGTAAGGGATTGTAGGGGCGGCACAGCCGTCGACCGCAGGAGCGCAAGTGACGAGGACGATGTAGCGAAAGCGGAACCCCGAAAAGCCCGACCCTTTGTGTAAGCAAAGGGGTACGCCCTGAATTTTATAATGTCTATAAATATGTACAAAATGCGTGATAATGTATATAATTATTGATGTTATGGGTAGAAATTCTGTTGTTTTGTTGCCAGCGGTTCAGAATGTGCTCGCGGAATTTGGTGAAAATATTAAGCTGGCGCGTTTAAGACGTGGGCTTTCCTGCGAACTTGTTGCGGAACGAGCGGGAATAAGCCGAGCGACTCTTGTAAATGTCGAAAAAGGTCTTCCGTCTGTCGCGATGGGGATATACATATCCGTTCTGAATGCTCTGGGTCTTGAAAAAGATATGCTTCTTGTTGCTAAGGATGATGAATTGGGTCGAAAACTTCAGGACTTGCAGCTTGTAACAAGAAAAAGGGCACCTAAGGGAAACTGAAATCTTGTTTCTGAAAAAGCTCTTGGGAAGCGGTAAATTGGGAGAGTGTTTTGATGTTCATCTTAGACGCTGATTTTTATAGGAAAATAAATGGGTAAAAATATTTTTGTTTATGCTGATTGGGAATCTTTTTCCACCCCAGCGCTTATTGGTGTTCTTAATGCAGATTTGCTTAGGGGAAAGGAAATATTTTCGTTTGAGTATGATTCTCAATGGCTTAAGAGTCAACGATTTTTTTTGGATCCTGATTTAATGTTTTATAAGGGGCGTCAATATACCCCACAGGATAAAAGCTTATTTGGAATATTTACCGATTCCTGCCCAGACAGATGGGGAAGACTTTTAATGACTCGTCGTGAAGCGATTTTGGCAAGGGAAGAAAAGCGTACTCCCAAAAAATTAGTTGAAAGCGATTTTTTACTTGGAATACAAGATTCAGCCAGAATGGGTGCGTTGAGATTTAAAACTGATTTGGATGCTGCTTTTTTAGCGGAAGGTTCAAAAGATTCGATTCCTGTCTGGACTTCGATTAGAGAACTTGAACAGGCATCTTATATTTTTGAAAAAGAAGATTCATCATTAGAAGATGAAAAAAAATGGTTAAAAATATTGTTACAGCCGGGTTCTTCTTTGGGTGGTGCGCGTCCGAAGGCAACTGTTCAGGATTTTGATGGCAATTTATGGATAGCAAAGTTTCCCTCAAAGCATGATGAATATGATATGGGTGCGTGGGAAATGGTTACCCATGAACTTGCTCTTATTTGTGGATTAAATGTCCCTGAAGCAAAGTGCGAAAGTTTTTCAAAAAATGGCAGTACCTTCCTTGTGAAGCGATTTGATCGCACCGTTGAAAAAAAACGCATTCATTTTGTCTCGGCGATGACTGTTCTTGGAAAAACTGACGGAAACGATGCCCAGGACGGGACAAGTTATCTTGATATTGCGCAGTGCATACAGCAGCAAGGCTCCAAGCCTAAAGAAGATTTAACGGAACTGTGGAAGAGAATTGTCTTCAGCATTGCCGTAACAAATACTGATGATCATTTAAGAAATCACGGTTTTTTATTTGACGGAAAAGGATTGCGATTGTCGCCGATGTATGATGTGAATCCGAACCCCGACGGCGTTGGACTTTCTTTAAATATTGATGAAATGAATAATTCTCTTGATTTCGAACTTGCGATCGAAGCGTCAAAATATTTTGGCATAAAAAAAGATGACGCTGCAAAAATCGCTACAAACATTCAAAATGAGATACGGCAATGGAAAAATATTGCGGAACACCTGAATCTTTCAAAGATGAGTATTCTGCGTATGGAAGGGTGTTTTAGGATATAGTGCGACTGTGCGTAAGGAGCTCTACTTGTAGCCCCGAAGCCCTCCTGCGAGCTTACAGCGTAAGGGATTGTAGGGGCGGCACAGCCGTCGACCGCAGGAGCGCACAGCGACGAGGACGATGTAGCGTTAGCGGAACCCCGAAAAGCCCGACCCTTTGTGTAAGCAAAGGGGTACGCCCTGCTTTTTTATATATATTCTGAAAATCTATTAAGGTTGGTTAAATGACTCAAGTGTTTTTTTTGTGTATAGTAATGGCATGGTAAAAGAAGAAATTACTGATAAAGAATTGCTTTCTCATTTGGATAAAATTCACAAAGACGAGATGACTATTTTTGTTATGGCGGACGGTCTTATTCGTGGAGCGTTTTTTAATGCGACTCATCTTGTTAATCAGATGAGGGCGAATCATCATCTTGGTATTCTTGAAACTCTTGTGCTTGGACAGGCTGAAATTTGCGCTGCATTGATGATTCCCACTATGAAAGGGCGGGAACATCTTACTTTTAGATACGAGTGCCAAGGTCCTGCGGTTGGTTTTTCTGTAGAAGCGGACAGCACTGGTTATGTTCGCGGTCATCTTTTGCAAAATCCGATTCCGCTTGAAAAACCTCTTGAAAACTGGGATTTGTCTTCTTTTTTTGGTGAGGGAACTGTAACTGTTACTCGCATGGGCGAAGGCATGAAAACTCCGCAAGTTGGAATTACTCCTATTGTTTACAAAAATATTGCTCAGGACTTGACTTATTATTTTGCTCAAAGCGAGCAGATTCATTCCGCTTTTAATACTAGCATTCAATTTGACGAAAAAGGCAGGGTTGTCGGTGCCGGCGGAATGTTTTTGCAGGTTATGCCAAAGGCTGGCGGTAAATCCGCTTTAAAAACTGAGCAGGTTGAAAACGATATTGAAAAAGAAAATGCGGAAAAAGAAAAACTTCTGGCACGTGTCGAAAATGCTTTTTCTGCAATGCCATCTATTGGTAAGTGGTTTGCCGAAGGCGGCGATATGGAAGACGTTATTTATGGTCTTTTTAGGGAATTTAATCCTTGTGCAGTTTTAAGCCGGGATATAATTTTTGATTGTCCTTGCAGCAAAGAATATTATGCAAAGCAAATTAAAAATCTTCCAAAATCGGAACTTGCGGATATAATAGCAAACGATTCTGAACCGCTTAAGATTATCTGCCACAACTGTGGTTCTACTTATGATATTATGAAGTCGGATTTGGTTTAATTTTTTGCATTTAACTTTTATTTTGCGGTTGGCGTTGCCACTTATGAATGTAAAGTTTTTTGCCGATATTTTATTATAAAAATGTTCTTGTCGTTTTGACAGGTTGACGAGGTTTTTATGTTTAAAGCTCAAAGACG
This window harbors:
- a CDS encoding Hsp33 family molecular chaperone HslO, which produces MVKEEITDKELLSHLDKIHKDEMTIFVMADGLIRGAFFNATHLVNQMRANHHLGILETLVLGQAEICAALMIPTMKGREHLTFRYECQGPAVGFSVEADSTGYVRGHLLQNPIPLEKPLENWDLSSFFGEGTVTVTRMGEGMKTPQVGITPIVYKNIAQDLTYYFAQSEQIHSAFNTSIQFDEKGRVVGAGGMFLQVMPKAGGKSALKTEQVENDIEKENAEKEKLLARVENAFSAMPSIGKWFAEGGDMEDVIYGLFREFNPCAVLSRDIIFDCPCSKEYYAKQIKNLPKSELADIIANDSEPLKIICHNCGSTYDIMKSDLV
- a CDS encoding helix-turn-helix domain-containing protein, whose product is MYIIIDVMGRNSVVLLPAVQNVLAEFGENIKLARLRRGLSCELVAERAGISRATLVNVEKGLPSVAMGIYISVLNALGLEKDMLLVAKDDELGRKLQDLQLVTRKRAPKGN
- a CDS encoding type II toxin-antitoxin system HipA family toxin, producing the protein MGKNIFVYADWESFSTPALIGVLNADLLRGKEIFSFEYDSQWLKSQRFFLDPDLMFYKGRQYTPQDKSLFGIFTDSCPDRWGRLLMTRREAILAREEKRTPKKLVESDFLLGIQDSARMGALRFKTDLDAAFLAEGSKDSIPVWTSIRELEQASYIFEKEDSSLEDEKKWLKILLQPGSSLGGARPKATVQDFDGNLWIAKFPSKHDEYDMGAWEMVTHELALICGLNVPEAKCESFSKNGSTFLVKRFDRTVEKKRIHFVSAMTVLGKTDGNDAQDGTSYLDIAQCIQQQGSKPKEDLTELWKRIVFSIAVTNTDDHLRNHGFLFDGKGLRLSPMYDVNPNPDGVGLSLNIDEMNNSLDFELAIEASKYFGIKKDDAAKIATNIQNEIRQWKNIAEHLNLSKMSILRMEGCFRI